A stretch of the Porifericola rhodea genome encodes the following:
- a CDS encoding gluconokinase: MADTDQDNIIIGLDVGTTGVKVLAANARAEVLAVAEATYELHQPQAGYREQDPESLLQITEDTLKKVLDNIDGTVRAISFGAAMHSLIAIDKNGRPLTPAIIWADVRSASAAAKLRQTEEGRQIYAASGAPIHAMLPLCKVAWLRDHQNNIFKQAYKFISLKEYMIARWCGKYVVDYAIAGASGFWNKNTKSWNTVALQWTGIGEHQLSELKPPTYNIGMPVFSSFRHKNITEHTSFIIGASDGCLANLNASGFDEDVATMSLGTSGAIRLTARETSADPAASIFDYHLTESYHVIGGPTNNGGIVLEWLKQQFFPELEDAALILQKVKEIPAGAEGLSCLPYFFGERAPLWREDVSGQFFGVQSHHSRAHFARAAIEGVVFNLYGIAEVLQKVAKRELQGLWTDGGLTRSSFISQLIADVFCMPVYHAESSHGVARGAVLLATHALNLADLEANRIEKKETFMPDAQVSNQLKEAYYKFVKLRNAYQQALP; the protein is encoded by the coding sequence ATGGCAGATACAGATCAAGACAATATTATTATAGGATTAGATGTAGGAACCACGGGGGTAAAGGTATTGGCGGCAAATGCCCGAGCTGAAGTCCTGGCTGTTGCTGAAGCTACCTATGAACTACATCAACCGCAGGCGGGCTATCGTGAACAGGATCCGGAGAGCCTATTGCAGATCACTGAAGATACACTCAAGAAGGTACTGGACAATATAGATGGCACGGTGAGGGCAATTAGCTTTGGAGCAGCCATGCACAGCCTGATAGCTATTGACAAGAATGGAAGACCTCTGACTCCGGCTATTATCTGGGCAGATGTACGTAGTGCCTCTGCTGCTGCCAAATTACGTCAAACTGAAGAGGGCAGACAAATATATGCTGCATCTGGTGCCCCAATACATGCTATGCTGCCCTTGTGCAAAGTAGCCTGGCTGCGCGATCATCAAAACAATATTTTTAAACAGGCTTATAAGTTTATTAGCCTTAAGGAGTACATGATTGCTCGCTGGTGCGGTAAATATGTAGTAGACTACGCTATAGCCGGAGCTTCCGGTTTCTGGAATAAAAATACAAAAAGCTGGAATACAGTTGCCCTGCAATGGACCGGTATAGGAGAACATCAGCTTTCTGAGCTTAAGCCTCCAACTTACAATATAGGAATGCCAGTGTTTTCCAGTTTTCGTCATAAAAATATAACGGAGCACACCTCTTTTATTATAGGGGCCAGTGATGGCTGTCTGGCTAACCTCAATGCCAGCGGGTTTGACGAAGATGTAGCTACCATGAGCCTGGGTACCAGCGGAGCAATTCGCTTGACTGCCCGTGAGACCAGTGCTGATCCTGCTGCCAGTATTTTTGATTATCATCTGACAGAAAGTTACCATGTGATAGGTGGGCCAACAAATAACGGAGGTATAGTACTTGAATGGCTCAAGCAGCAGTTTTTTCCCGAATTGGAAGATGCTGCTCTTATTCTGCAAAAAGTGAAAGAAATACCTGCCGGAGCAGAAGGCTTAAGCTGCCTGCCGTACTTTTTTGGAGAGCGTGCTCCTCTTTGGAGAGAAGATGTGAGCGGACAGTTCTTTGGAGTGCAAAGCCACCATAGCAGGGCGCATTTTGCACGCGCTGCAATAGAGGGTGTCGTGTTTAATCTGTATGGTATTGCCGAGGTTTTACAGAAGGTAGCCAAACGTGAGCTGCAAGGCCTATGGACAGATGGTGGGCTAACTCGCTCTTCCTTTATTTCTCAGCTGATAGCAGATGTATTTTGCATGCCGGTATATCATGCAGAAAGTAGCCATGGGGTAGCCAGAGGCGCAGTGCTATTGGCAACCCATGCCTTAAACCTGGCTGATCTTGAGGCTAATAGAATTGAGAAAAAGGAGACCTTTATGCCGGATGCACAAGTCTCAAATCAGCTGAAAGAAGCTTATTATAAATTTGTCAAACTTAGAAATGCCTATCAACAAGCTTTGCCCTAG
- the uxuA gene encoding mannonate dehydratase — protein sequence MTDKQHVSLFPSWRWFGPQDAVTLAEIRQTGAKGVVSALHQIPCGEVWSLHDISQRKEMIESAGLRWNVVESVNVHESIKTASPERDEYIDKYCQTLENLGKSNINTVCYNFMPVLDWTRTQLNFPLKDGSFALRYDPVALAAFEIFILKRPGIENDYTEAQKEAAHAYLQQLSSHEKDVLQRTIMAGLPGTDEVYSPEEFMKHLGVYKEIGVVKLRENLTYFLSKIIPVAESYGINMCIHPDDPPFPILGLPRIVCTEDDLRYIVESVPSLNNGITFCTGSLGARRDNDLPGMIKRLGSKIHFLHLRNVQHNPDGSFYEADHLEGSTDMFAVMKAVIEEQLKRNMMGRTDIAIPMRPDHGHQFLFDADRQFYPGYSAIGRMRGLAELRGLEMGIRNTHVNKWKMIAN from the coding sequence ATGACCGACAAACAACACGTATCCCTTTTTCCGAGCTGGCGCTGGTTTGGGCCGCAAGATGCAGTTACACTAGCAGAGATCAGGCAAACCGGAGCCAAAGGTGTAGTTAGTGCGCTACATCAGATTCCCTGCGGCGAAGTTTGGAGCCTGCATGATATAAGTCAGAGAAAAGAAATGATAGAAAGTGCCGGACTGCGCTGGAATGTGGTGGAAAGCGTTAACGTTCACGAAAGCATAAAGACAGCTTCACCAGAACGAGATGAGTATATAGATAAGTATTGCCAAACCCTGGAGAATCTGGGGAAAAGCAATATTAATACTGTTTGCTACAATTTTATGCCAGTACTGGACTGGACACGTACCCAGCTCAACTTTCCGCTTAAAGATGGTTCTTTTGCACTACGATACGACCCTGTAGCATTGGCAGCTTTTGAAATATTTATACTAAAAAGGCCAGGCATAGAAAATGACTATACCGAAGCGCAAAAAGAAGCGGCCCATGCTTATCTGCAACAGTTGAGCTCACACGAAAAAGATGTGCTCCAGCGTACCATTATGGCAGGCCTGCCCGGCACCGATGAAGTTTATTCTCCTGAAGAGTTTATGAAGCACCTTGGGGTATATAAGGAGATAGGGGTAGTAAAACTGAGAGAAAATCTGACTTATTTTCTGAGTAAAATTATTCCTGTAGCTGAAAGCTATGGCATTAATATGTGCATTCACCCTGATGACCCGCCCTTTCCAATTCTGGGGTTGCCTCGCATAGTCTGTACAGAAGACGATCTGCGTTACATTGTAGAGAGTGTCCCTTCACTCAACAATGGTATTACCTTCTGTACTGGGTCTCTTGGTGCACGCCGTGATAACGATCTGCCGGGCATGATCAAACGCCTGGGCAGCAAAATTCATTTTCTGCACCTGCGCAATGTACAGCATAACCCAGATGGTAGTTTCTATGAGGCAGACCATCTGGAGGGTAGTACTGATATGTTTGCGGTCATGAAAGCAGTAATAGAAGAACAGCTCAAACGTAATATGATGGGCCGTACGGATATAGCCATTCCTATGCGTCCGGATCATGGGCATCAGTTCCTCTTTGATGCAGACCGTCAGTTTTACCCTGGCTATTCGGCTATTGGCAGAATGCGTGGTCTGGCAGAACTCAGGGGTTTGGAAATGGGCATACGTAATACCCACGTTAATAAATGGAAGATGATAGCGAATTAG
- a CDS encoding SDR family oxidoreductase has translation MKNDLFDVKGKVIVIPGGGGALGGAMARTLMEEGAKVAILSLHEASAQKRVEELKAISSEVMGFACDVTSQEELEKVNSQILAEWGRIDVLINAAGGNMPGATVGPEQTVFDVSVEDLKKVLDLNLMGSVLPTLVFGKAMAEQKSGSIINISSMAATHAITRVLGYSIAKAGIDMFTKWMATEMSMKFGDGIRVNAIAPGFFIGKQNERLLTNEDGTLTERGETIVKNTPMQRFGEAKELSGAVLYLCSEASKFVTGTIIPVDGGFSAFSGV, from the coding sequence ATGAAAAACGACTTATTTGATGTGAAGGGAAAAGTGATTGTGATTCCTGGAGGAGGAGGCGCCTTAGGGGGGGCAATGGCCAGAACCCTGATGGAAGAAGGAGCTAAAGTAGCTATTCTCAGCCTGCATGAGGCCTCTGCGCAAAAGAGAGTGGAAGAGTTAAAAGCAATTAGCAGTGAGGTTATGGGCTTTGCCTGCGATGTTACCTCACAGGAAGAGTTAGAAAAAGTGAACTCTCAGATTTTGGCAGAGTGGGGTAGGATAGACGTGCTGATCAATGCAGCAGGCGGTAATATGCCGGGAGCTACCGTTGGTCCTGAACAAACTGTGTTTGATGTTTCGGTAGAAGACCTTAAAAAGGTGCTTGATCTCAACCTGATGGGCTCAGTACTGCCTACTCTGGTTTTTGGTAAGGCTATGGCAGAGCAAAAAAGTGGCAGTATCATTAATATTTCTTCTATGGCCGCTACGCATGCAATTACCCGGGTGCTGGGCTACTCTATCGCAAAAGCGGGAATAGATATGTTTACCAAATGGATGGCTACTGAAATGTCTATGAAATTTGGAGATGGTATACGGGTAAATGCTATAGCACCTGGCTTCTTTATTGGCAAGCAAAATGAACGCCTGCTTACCAATGAGGATGGTACGCTTACTGAACGTGGGGAGACAATCGTAAAAAATACGCCTATGCAGCGCTTTGGAGAGGCTAAAGAACTTAGCGGAGCAGTGCTCTATCTCTGCAGCGAAGCTTCAAAGTTTGTTACCGGTACTATTATTCCGGTAGATGGAGGCTTCAGTGCATTTAGCGGGGTGTAG
- a CDS encoding TRAP transporter large permease, whose protein sequence is MEAFEVLVLLISFIIFIAIGVPIAYCIGLAGVLTMLLSIDYLPAVTTFAQRMATGLDSFTLLAIPLFILAGQLMNTGGIATRLIEFAKVLVGRLPGGLAVVNILANMLFGAISGSAGASASAIGTIMHPRMKKEGYDENFSAAVNISSATTGLVIPPSNILIIYSLASGGVSIAALFLAGYIPGILTGFALIGFAAAYAYRKNYPTGEKVPLKEGIYKLLAALPSLLLLVIILGGIVAGVFTATEASGVAVLYCLALAFIYREISWKDLPGILIKTTLTTCIVLLMVAASIGLSWVMAYEEIPQNVSAALLQLSDSPILILLIINIILLFVGVFMDMTPAVLIFTPIFLPVVTQQLGLDPVHFGIILIMNLCVGLCTPPVGTVLFIGCSVANIKIQSVIKPLLPFFIAMIMVLLLVTYVPEISLWLPEMFGF, encoded by the coding sequence ATGGAGGCATTTGAAGTACTCGTATTGCTTATCAGTTTTATCATATTTATTGCTATTGGTGTGCCTATCGCCTATTGTATAGGTCTGGCAGGAGTCCTCACAATGCTTCTTTCCATAGACTACCTGCCGGCAGTTACTACTTTTGCCCAGCGAATGGCAACGGGTCTGGATAGCTTTACCTTATTGGCAATCCCCTTGTTTATTCTGGCGGGCCAACTCATGAATACCGGAGGTATAGCCACACGACTTATAGAGTTTGCCAAAGTATTGGTAGGTAGGCTGCCTGGTGGCCTGGCAGTAGTCAATATTTTGGCCAATATGCTGTTTGGTGCAATTTCAGGTTCTGCTGGTGCCTCTGCTTCCGCTATAGGCACAATCATGCATCCTCGTATGAAAAAAGAGGGCTACGACGAAAATTTTAGTGCTGCCGTAAATATTTCTTCAGCTACAACCGGCTTGGTAATTCCACCCAGCAACATTCTGATTATCTATTCACTTGCCAGTGGTGGCGTATCAATAGCTGCTCTTTTTCTTGCAGGTTATATACCGGGTATACTTACCGGCTTTGCGCTTATAGGTTTTGCGGCAGCTTATGCCTACCGTAAAAATTATCCTACCGGCGAAAAAGTACCTCTAAAAGAAGGTATATACAAACTTTTAGCAGCTTTGCCCAGCCTCCTGCTTCTGGTGATAATATTGGGGGGAATAGTCGCCGGGGTGTTTACCGCTACCGAAGCTTCAGGGGTAGCAGTGCTATATTGCCTGGCTTTGGCTTTTATCTACCGGGAAATTAGCTGGAAAGATTTGCCGGGCATACTAATTAAAACTACGCTTACCACCTGTATTGTACTGCTAATGGTTGCTGCCTCTATCGGGCTGTCGTGGGTTATGGCTTATGAGGAAATTCCTCAGAACGTAAGTGCTGCCCTGCTTCAGCTTAGCGATAGCCCTATACTGATACTTCTTATTATCAACATTATACTGCTGTTTGTAGGTGTGTTTATGGACATGACACCGGCAGTGCTGATCTTTACGCCTATATTTTTACCGGTAGTAACCCAGCAGCTAGGTTTAGACCCGGTTCATTTTGGTATCATACTAATCATGAATCTTTGTGTAGGTTTATGTACACCGCCGGTGGGTACTGTGTTATTTATCGGTTGTAGTGTTGCCAACATCAAAATACAATCTGTAATCAAACCACTGCTACCCTTTTTTATCGCTATGATTATGGTATTGCTATTAGTCACCTACGTACCGGAGATCAGTCTGTGGCTTCCAGAAATGTTTGGCTTCTAA
- a CDS encoding TRAP transporter small permease, producing MTLRNIIDRIVRALLIILMSVIVLDVSLQVISRYLLQSPLGFTDELAGFLLIWLGLLGSAYATGEKQHLAIDLISGSLSVQSKKYLDLLINFLVIAFGLGVLGVGGVWLVYTSFIFGQVSASLEISLGYVYLVVPISGLLITYYSIDNTLTELHTATR from the coding sequence ATGACTTTAAGAAATATTATTGACCGGATTGTTCGTGCATTGCTGATCATCCTGATGTCAGTTATAGTGCTGGATGTAAGCTTGCAGGTAATCAGCCGCTACCTTTTACAATCTCCGTTAGGCTTTACCGATGAGCTGGCTGGCTTTCTGCTAATATGGCTGGGACTCTTAGGCTCTGCCTACGCTACTGGGGAAAAGCAGCATCTGGCTATAGACCTGATTTCCGGTAGCCTTTCCGTTCAAAGCAAAAAGTACCTGGATTTACTCATCAATTTTCTGGTAATAGCTTTTGGGCTGGGTGTACTGGGAGTGGGAGGTGTATGGCTCGTTTATACCAGCTTTATTTTCGGGCAGGTATCTGCCTCACTGGAAATTTCATTGGGCTATGTGTATCTGGTAGTACCTATCTCCGGCTTGCTAATCACTTACTACTCTATTGACAATACTTTAACCGAACTACATACCGCAACTCGCTAA
- a CDS encoding TRAP transporter substrate-binding protein, with protein MTEELMRRSLGFIMLLCLCLGCSSKEEVKTLRLGHSLSADHSVHKAMVYMAEQLREKSEGKLELKIYPSGQLGDERECLEMLQFGSLAMTKVSAAVMESFSEKYKVLGLPYLFKSKQHAFTVLDGQIGEEILESGEKYWLRGLGFYDSGYRSFYTKERPINKPEDLSGMKIRVMKSNTAINMIKAMGGSPTPISWGELYTALQSGVVDAAENNPPSFYLSRHYEVCKYYSIDQHTQVPDVLLISQIVWNKLNEEEQQWVQEAAEASVVRQRVLWEESEQEAMEAVKAAGVEINYPDKSPFQAEVQSVYESFQSDKELHSLIQRIKAVPDL; from the coding sequence ATGACTGAAGAACTGATGAGGAGAAGCTTAGGCTTCATTATGCTCCTTTGCCTATGCCTAGGTTGCTCCAGCAAAGAAGAAGTAAAAACACTTCGCCTGGGACATAGTCTTTCGGCAGACCACTCTGTGCACAAGGCAATGGTATATATGGCTGAGCAGCTCAGGGAAAAATCCGAGGGGAAGCTAGAACTTAAAATTTACCCCAGCGGGCAGTTAGGTGATGAGCGAGAGTGCCTGGAGATGCTGCAATTTGGCAGCCTGGCCATGACCAAAGTTTCGGCAGCCGTTATGGAGAGCTTCTCTGAAAAATATAAAGTACTGGGGCTTCCTTATCTATTCAAAAGTAAGCAGCATGCCTTTACAGTGCTGGATGGCCAGATAGGAGAGGAAATTCTTGAGTCTGGAGAAAAATACTGGCTTAGAGGTCTGGGTTTTTACGACTCAGGCTACCGCAGCTTTTACACCAAAGAAAGACCAATAAACAAGCCCGAAGACCTTAGTGGAATGAAGATCAGGGTAATGAAAAGCAATACTGCCATAAATATGATTAAGGCCATGGGGGGCTCACCTACACCTATCTCCTGGGGAGAATTGTATACTGCGCTTCAGAGTGGTGTAGTAGATGCGGCAGAAAATAATCCGCCCAGCTTTTATCTCTCTCGCCACTATGAGGTCTGTAAGTACTACTCCATTGATCAGCATACGCAGGTACCAGATGTACTACTTATCAGCCAGATTGTCTGGAACAAGCTCAACGAAGAGGAGCAGCAGTGGGTGCAGGAAGCGGCAGAAGCTTCTGTAGTCCGGCAAAGGGTACTTTGGGAAGAGTCTGAGCAAGAAGCGATGGAAGCTGTAAAAGCCGCTGGCGTAGAAATTAATTACCCGGACAAGTCTCCTTTTCAGGCAGAAGTACAAAGCGTATACGAGTCCTTTCAATCTGATAAAGAATTACACTCCCTTATTCAAAGAATTAAAGCCGTTCCCGACCTATGA
- a CDS encoding putative oxidoreductase C-terminal domain-containing protein, with amino-acid sequence MKLHSAFCLALPLMFAACSGTDQEQASDSDTASSTMFSGTANEVKLITLDPGHFHAALVQKFMYDQVDSVVHVYAPEGEDLQMHLQRIENFNGREENPTNWKEEVYTGPDFFEKMMEEQAGNVVVLSGNNAKKTEYINTSVEAGLNVLADKPMVIHPSNYPTLKSAMTTAEENGVLLYDIMTERHEITTILQKELAQHASVFGELEKGTPDNPAISKESVHHFFKYVSGSPLIRPAWFFDTEQQGEGIVDVSTHLVDLILWECFPEEGIDITEVEVVHARRWPTKLTPSQFKKVTNLSKYPNYLKKDIQEDSVLNTFANGEFVFTVRGVHGKVAAIWNFQAPEGAMDTHYSIMRGTKANLIIRQDAPQNYKPTLYVEPINQNDSDFEEALQAALEDIGQQYPGLEMKTAEGGWEIIIPEKYKVGHEAHFAQVTEQFLQYLVDGRVPQWEVDNMLTKYYLTMQAYEKSREQVQ; translated from the coding sequence ATGAAACTACACTCAGCCTTTTGTCTAGCTCTTCCGCTTATGTTTGCCGCATGTAGTGGTACCGATCAGGAACAAGCATCAGATAGCGATACCGCTTCTTCTACCATGTTTAGTGGTACTGCCAATGAGGTTAAGCTCATAACTCTTGATCCCGGTCATTTTCATGCTGCTCTGGTGCAAAAATTTATGTATGATCAGGTAGACTCTGTAGTGCATGTATACGCCCCCGAAGGAGAGGATCTGCAAATGCACCTGCAAAGAATAGAGAACTTTAACGGTAGAGAGGAGAACCCCACGAACTGGAAAGAGGAAGTTTATACCGGTCCAGATTTTTTTGAAAAAATGATGGAGGAGCAAGCAGGTAATGTTGTGGTACTGTCGGGTAATAATGCTAAAAAGACGGAGTACATCAATACTTCTGTAGAAGCTGGCTTAAACGTGCTGGCAGACAAGCCAATGGTAATACACCCTTCTAACTACCCCACTCTTAAATCAGCGATGACTACTGCCGAAGAGAATGGAGTGCTACTCTACGATATTATGACTGAGCGGCATGAGATTACTACCATCTTACAAAAAGAACTAGCTCAGCATGCATCTGTTTTCGGAGAGCTGGAAAAAGGAACACCGGATAACCCTGCTATTTCCAAAGAGAGTGTACATCACTTTTTTAAGTACGTATCTGGTAGTCCGCTTATACGTCCGGCCTGGTTTTTTGATACTGAGCAGCAGGGAGAAGGCATTGTAGACGTATCCACTCACCTGGTAGACTTAATCCTTTGGGAGTGTTTTCCGGAAGAAGGTATAGACATTACGGAAGTTGAGGTAGTACATGCGCGACGCTGGCCTACAAAACTTACCCCCAGTCAGTTTAAGAAGGTGACTAACCTTAGTAAATACCCCAATTACCTTAAGAAAGACATACAAGAAGATTCTGTGCTCAATACATTCGCAAATGGTGAGTTTGTCTTTACAGTGAGAGGAGTGCATGGTAAAGTAGCGGCTATCTGGAACTTTCAGGCTCCTGAAGGTGCCATGGATACGCACTACTCCATTATGAGAGGTACCAAAGCTAATCTTATTATCCGCCAGGATGCACCTCAAAATTATAAGCCTACCCTCTATGTGGAGCCAATTAATCAGAATGATTCAGATTTTGAAGAGGCATTACAAGCAGCGCTGGAAGACATAGGTCAGCAGTATCCCGGCCTTGAAATGAAGACTGCTGAAGGTGGTTGGGAGATAATTATTCCTGAAAAATACAAAGTAGGTCATGAGGCACACTTTGCTCAGGTAACTGAGCAGTTTCTACAATATCTGGTAGATGGCAGAGTGCCTCAGTGGGAAGTAGACAACATGCTAACCAAATACTACCTCACGATGCAGGCTTACGAAAAAAGCCGGGAACAGGTACAATAG
- a CDS encoding Gfo/Idh/MocA family protein: MKDHKNNISRRSYLKKSALGLAGIVAAPTIVPSSVFGKNAPSNKINVGQIGFGRIARGHDLPETLKYDIARVVAVSDVDSKRKEDGKRFIEGWYEENKGKKNFVDVQMYDDYREMLANPDIDAVIISTPDHWHAQPAIEAAIAGKDIYLQKPTSLTIEEGRAMSNIIHRTGRVFQLGSQQRSMNPWPQFKKACELVRNGRIGEVHTIKVGLPGDPGGEEQPNMPIPENLNYDMWLGSTPYVYYTEKRVHPQHDYSRPGWLRCEQFGAGMITGWGVHHIDIAHWGMGTEFTGPVEVEAKANFPESGLWSVHGDFNVTAKYDNGVTMEVSGDFPNGVRFEGSEGWIFVSRGNVGVTASDPNFGTSEAFQASNKSILSSEIGEDEIQLYSSPEQHGNWLDCIQSRKETISPAEVAHRSCSACLVSHIAMKLPRKLYWDPVNERFKNDDEANAMLSRSQRYPWGYKNVDALKATYAR, encoded by the coding sequence ATGAAAGATCATAAGAATAATATCAGCAGAAGAAGCTATCTGAAAAAGTCAGCTCTCGGCCTGGCCGGTATTGTGGCGGCACCTACCATTGTACCTTCTTCTGTATTTGGAAAAAACGCACCCAGTAATAAAATAAATGTTGGTCAGATAGGCTTTGGAAGAATAGCGAGAGGACACGACCTGCCAGAAACCCTGAAATACGATATTGCCCGTGTGGTGGCCGTAAGTGATGTAGATAGCAAGCGTAAAGAAGATGGTAAGCGTTTTATTGAGGGCTGGTATGAGGAGAATAAGGGTAAGAAAAATTTTGTAGACGTACAGATGTACGATGACTACCGGGAGATGCTTGCCAATCCTGATATTGATGCGGTTATTATCAGTACGCCAGACCACTGGCATGCGCAGCCGGCCATTGAGGCGGCTATAGCTGGCAAAGATATCTATTTGCAGAAGCCTACCTCTCTTACCATTGAAGAAGGACGTGCCATGAGTAATATCATACACCGAACTGGGCGAGTGTTTCAGTTGGGTAGTCAGCAACGTTCTATGAATCCCTGGCCTCAGTTTAAAAAAGCTTGTGAACTGGTACGAAACGGTAGAATCGGAGAGGTACATACTATCAAAGTAGGGTTACCTGGCGACCCCGGAGGAGAAGAGCAGCCGAATATGCCTATCCCTGAAAACCTGAACTACGATATGTGGCTGGGCTCTACCCCTTACGTCTACTATACCGAAAAGCGAGTGCATCCTCAGCACGATTACTCGCGTCCGGGATGGCTACGTTGCGAGCAGTTTGGCGCAGGCATGATTACCGGCTGGGGCGTACACCATATAGACATTGCTCACTGGGGAATGGGTACAGAATTTACCGGGCCGGTAGAGGTAGAAGCTAAAGCCAATTTTCCTGAGTCTGGGCTTTGGAGTGTGCATGGCGACTTTAATGTTACGGCCAAGTATGATAATGGTGTTACCATGGAAGTAAGTGGAGACTTCCCTAATGGTGTCCGTTTTGAAGGTAGCGAAGGTTGGATTTTTGTCTCTCGTGGTAATGTAGGAGTTACCGCATCTGATCCTAACTTTGGTACTTCAGAAGCGTTTCAGGCCAGTAACAAAAGTATACTATCTTCTGAAATTGGTGAAGATGAGATACAGCTCTACTCCAGCCCAGAGCAGCATGGCAACTGGCTGGATTGTATACAAAGCAGAAAAGAGACGATCTCTCCGGCAGAGGTAGCACACCGATCTTGTAGCGCCTGTCTGGTATCGCATATTGCCATGAAATTGCCCAGAAAATTATATTGGGATCCTGTAAATGAGCGCTTCAAAAACGACGACGAAGCAAATGCTATGCTTTCTCGCTCGCAACGCTACCCCTGGGGATACAAAAATGTAGATGCTCTAAAGGCTACATACGCCAGGTAA